The proteins below come from a single Vicinamibacterales bacterium genomic window:
- a CDS encoding alpha/beta fold hydrolase, producing the protein MSNRFENVTTILRCAFAAFVCLTAQAAFGQAPAPVAGDFVLRDFRFATGETLPDLKLHYITLGQPRRDDKGVVRNAVLILHGTGGTGRQFLSKNFADVLFGPGQLLDARTHFLILPDGIGHGQSSKPSDGLHAKFPRYTYDDMVRAQYRLLTEGLKVNHLRFVMGTSMGGMHTWVWGETYPDFMDGLVPLASVPTQIAGRNRMWRRMLMDSIRNDPEWNGGEYAKQPRGLEGAVRILTLMAGSTVQAQRDAPTRDGADALLVTQLGSRGAGVDANDMLYQFDSSREYDPSAGLDRITAPLLAINSADDLINPPELGLMEKLMPRVARGRYVLLPITSETRGHGTHSFPVIWQEYFREWLKGVTER; encoded by the coding sequence ATGTCCAATCGCTTCGAGAATGTCACCACCATCCTTCGCTGCGCCTTCGCGGCGTTCGTGTGTCTGACGGCGCAGGCTGCCTTCGGGCAGGCGCCGGCGCCCGTGGCTGGTGACTTCGTCCTTCGCGACTTCCGATTCGCGACGGGCGAGACTCTGCCAGACCTGAAGCTCCACTACATCACCCTTGGCCAGCCGCGTCGCGATGACAAGGGCGTCGTCCGGAACGCCGTCCTGATTCTCCACGGCACGGGCGGAACCGGACGGCAGTTCCTCTCGAAGAACTTCGCCGACGTCCTCTTCGGGCCCGGCCAACTGCTCGATGCCCGCACGCATTTTCTCATCCTGCCAGACGGAATCGGCCATGGGCAGAGCAGCAAACCGAGCGACGGCCTGCACGCGAAGTTCCCCCGCTATACCTACGACGACATGGTGCGAGCGCAGTACCGCCTGCTGACCGAAGGCCTTAAGGTGAACCATCTTCGCTTCGTCATGGGCACGTCCATGGGCGGCATGCACACGTGGGTGTGGGGCGAGACGTACCCTGACTTCATGGACGGCCTCGTGCCGCTCGCCAGTGTTCCGACGCAGATTGCCGGACGCAATCGGATGTGGCGCAGGATGCTCATGGACAGCATCCGGAACGACCCGGAATGGAACGGCGGCGAGTATGCGAAACAACCGCGCGGCCTCGAGGGGGCCGTGCGAATCCTGACGCTGATGGCCGGCTCCACCGTGCAGGCGCAGAGGGACGCCCCGACGCGCGACGGCGCGGATGCGCTGCTCGTCACCCAGCTTGGGTCGCGGGGCGCCGGCGTCGATGCCAACGACATGCTGTACCAGTTCGATTCGTCGCGCGAGTACGACCCCTCGGCCGGCCTCGACCGAATCACGGCACCGCTGCTCGCCATCAACTCGGCCGACGATCTGATCAACCCGCCCGAACTGGGCCTCATGGAGAAGCTGATGCCGCGCGTGGCACGAGGCCGGTACGTCCTGCTCCCCATTACGAGCGAGACGCGCGGTCACGGCACGCATTCATTCCCGGTCATCTGGCAGGAGTACTTCAGGGAGTGGCTGAAAGGGGTGACGGAGCGCTAG
- a CDS encoding YdcF family protein yields MVNAVKWFLVPGSIPFLVLGLVLGVGLLYGGQSAQRWGRRWLTALLAVYGLLATPIGAELVSAPLARQYGALTSREQAKDATVVVVLTSGSEVYRANGREIVQMSSNSAQNAIEAARLYSLLGAPTVVVSGGIVSAGQQQRSEADAVADGLVRLGVPRERIIVEGQSRTTRENAQYSAALLRPRGVRRVVLVTNSRHMQRAVAEFRAEHIEPIPSVAAFESATPTGLIHQIRPRYFALRQSDDACHEYLARMYYLWQGWRSENTQ; encoded by the coding sequence ATGGTCAACGCTGTGAAGTGGTTTCTCGTGCCGGGATCGATCCCGTTCCTCGTCCTCGGCCTCGTCCTCGGCGTCGGCCTCCTCTACGGCGGCCAGTCCGCTCAGCGCTGGGGTCGACGCTGGCTGACCGCGCTCCTCGCCGTGTACGGGTTGCTCGCGACTCCGATCGGCGCCGAGCTGGTTTCGGCGCCACTGGCACGGCAGTACGGGGCGCTGACGTCGCGTGAGCAGGCGAAGGACGCGACCGTGGTGGTCGTGCTCACCTCCGGGTCGGAGGTCTATCGCGCGAACGGTCGAGAGATCGTCCAGATGAGCTCGAATTCGGCGCAGAACGCGATCGAGGCCGCGCGTCTGTACTCGCTGCTCGGCGCACCAACCGTCGTGGTGTCCGGCGGCATCGTCTCGGCTGGCCAGCAGCAGCGAAGCGAAGCAGACGCGGTGGCCGACGGTCTCGTGCGGCTCGGCGTCCCGCGCGAACGAATCATCGTCGAAGGTCAATCGCGAACCACGCGGGAGAACGCGCAGTACTCCGCCGCGCTCCTGCGTCCGCGCGGTGTCCGGCGCGTGGTCCTCGTCACCAATTCCCGGCACATGCAGCGCGCCGTCGCCGAGTTTCGTGCGGAGCACATCGAGCCAATCCCGTCGGTGGCGGCCTTCGAGAGCGCCACACCGACCGGTCTCATCCACCAGATTCGTCCCAGGTACTTCGCCCTGCGGCAGAGCGACGATGCCTGCCACGAGTACCTCGCGCGGATGTACTACTTGTGGCAGGGCTGGCGCAGCGAGAACACCCAGTAG